From the genome of Papaver somniferum cultivar HN1 chromosome 2, ASM357369v1, whole genome shotgun sequence, one region includes:
- the LOC113351602 gene encoding uncharacterized protein LOC113351602, whose amino-acid sequence MDDDADMIDKPKKKIPVKVLRYFPIIPILKRLYQSTGLDEQLIWHATNKSKDGKIRQPSDSLAWKYIDKRFPAFASDERNLRLGLAVDGFNPFGDLSATHSCWPVMLVVYNFPPQMCMQAKNIILSMLIPGKKQPGNDIDVYLQPLIDDLGATREGKAACPICGDNTLSNWLTFSRKTVYMNHRRFVRHNHPLRQKFNGEIERREKPPVMSGATIFEHQSTIVNDFGKAKKNEEEKREEKEGKKNKKKKKKKMTKEKGQSSAAKGAKNGNSECGKRKRYDAASSGIPDEKTQLQVFKKRSIFLDLAYWKDLLLRHNIDVMHTKKNVCESVIGTILNIKFKTKDGLKSRNDLKSMGIRSELHPQEINGKTILPPAPYSLINKNKAILYNRMRNLKVPYGYSSDLRKHFSKDGCLGVLKAHDYHVLMQQVLPVSLRGLLPEGPSKAIFRLCSYFHEICQRVVHLERLVELEVEVDETLCMLETYFPPSFFDVMVHLTIHLAREVRLCGPVQYRWIYPFERYMKTFKEYVKNYALPEACITECYLGMEMHMDELKSSLGMSITGEDQFISIRSDTFGDWFKRKVYMQIEQGESVSNTVEWLAKGPLENCVSYKRFLINGSRFLTKDVERVTQNSGVSIESKTLVVGQSETISFYGVLEEILVLDYITLQVPIFKCDWAHTYFGMKLEKGFTLVNLKQHKNQFCNDPFILASQARPVFYSRESDTSNWYVMLKPPPKGFHELEEFNEKDASCQPVDTSTLVLQIDGESESYAREDAEPIVVVPTKKKNKRKKKKKFTS is encoded by the exons ATGGACGACGATGCCGACATGATAGACAAGCCCAAAAAGAAGATACCGGTGAAGGTTCTTAGATACTTCCCCATTATACCGATATTAAAGAGATTGTATCAATCAACTGGGTTGGATGAGCAGTTGATATGGCACGCGACGAACAAGAGTAAAGATGGGAAGATACGTCAACCTTCAGATTCTTTGGCTTGGAAGTACATAGACAAAAGATTTCCCGCATTTGCTTCAGATGAGCGTAATCTGCGTCTTGGGCTTGCTGTTGATGGATTCAATCCGTTTGGCGATCTTTCTGCAACCCACAGTTGTTGGCCGGTGATGCTCGTGGTTTATAATTTTCCCCCTCAGATGTGTATGCAAGCCAAAAACATTATTCTGAGCATGCTAATTCCAGGAAAAAAGCAACCAGGTAATGACATCGATGTATATTTGCAGCCATTGATTGATGATCTAGGAGCAACGCGTGAAG GGAAGGCAGCATGCCCTATTTGTGGTGATAATACACTTAGCAACTGGTTAACGTTTAGTCGTAAAACTGTATACATGAATCATAGGAGATTCGTTCGTCATAATCATCCTCTTCGACAGAAATTTAATGGAGAAATTGAGAGGAGGGAAAAACCACCTGTTATGTCTGGTGCTACGATATTTGAACATCAAAGCACTATTGTGAATGATTTTGGGAAAGCAAAGAAGAACGAGGAGGAGAAAAGGGAAGAAAAAGAgggaaagaagaataagaagaagaagaagaagaagatgacaaaggAAAAGGGTCAGAGTAGTGCGGCAAAAGGTGCAAAGAATGGTAATTCTGAGTGTGGGAAGCGGAAAAGGTATGATGCGGCTAGTTCTGGTATACCAGACGAGAAAACTCAGCTTCAGGTGTTTAAAAAACGGTCGATATTCTTGGACTTGGCTTACTGGAAG GATTTGTTACTACGGCATAatattgatgttatgcatacaaAGAAAAATGTCTGCGAGAGTGTCATTGGTACTATTTTGAATATAAAGTTTAAAACAAAAGACGGTTTAAAATCACGTAATGACTTGAAGAGTATGGGAATAAGATCAGAATTGCATCCGCAAGAGATAAATGGAAAAACAATCCTTCCACCAGCACCATACAGCTTAATCAACAAGAATAAGGCTATACTTTATAATAGGATGAGAAATTTAAAGGTTCCATATGGGTATAGTTCGGATCTTAGGAAGCATTTCTCGAAAGATGGTTGCTTAGGTGTCCTTAAGGCCCATGATTACCATGTTCTTATGCAACAAGTATTACCTGTATCTTTGAGGGGACTTTTACCTGAGGGGCCAAGTAAGGCGATTTTCAGGTTGTGTTCTTATTTTCACGAAATATGCCAAAGGGTAGTTCATCTCGAAAGATTAGTAGAACTTGAAGTAGAAGTTGATGAGACTTTGTGTATGCTGGAGACGTACTTCCCTCCATCCTTTTTTGATGTGATGGTGCACTTGACAATTCACCTAGCTCGAGAAGTGCGTTTATGTGGACCTGTACAATATCGTTGGAtatatccatttgaaag GTATATGAAGACATTCAAAGAATATGTTAAAAATTACGCACTACCTGAAGCTTGTATAACAGAGTGTTATCTTGGAATGGA AATGCATATGGATGAGTTAAAATCTTCTCTTGGGATGTCTATTACCGGTGAAGACCAGTTCATTTCCATACGGTCGGACACATTTGGAGATTGGTTTAAACGAAAG gtatataTGCAAATTGAACAAGGCGAGTCAGTATCAAACACGGTAGAGTGGTTGGCAAAAGGGCCTTTAGAAAACTGTGTGTCATATAAAAGATTTCTAATCAATGGGTCTAGATTTCTTACGAAGGATGTTGAAAGAGTCACACAAAACAGTGGTgtttcaattgaatcaaaaactTTAGTTGTAGGACAATCAGAAACCATCAGTTTCTACGGtgttttagaagaaattctaGTGTTGGACTACATTACTCTTCAAGTTCCCATATTCAAATGTGACTGGGCTCATACCTATTTTGGTATGAAGTTAGAGAAAGGATTCACATTAGTCAACTTAAAGCAGCATAAAAACCAATTTTGTAACGACCCGTTCATTTTAGCATCACAAGCGCGACCAGTTTTCTATTCTCGAGAGTCAGATACATCTAACTGGTACGTGATGTTGAAACCACCACCTAAGGGTTTCCATGAATTAGAGGAATTCAAtgaaaaggatgcaagttgccAACCTGTGGATACTTCAACTCTTGTCTTACAAATAGATGGCGAGAGTGAGAGTTACGCAAGAGAAGATGCTGAACCTATTGTAGTGGttccgacaaagaagaagaacaagaggaagaagaaaaagaagttcacAAGTTAG